The following are encoded in a window of Megalobrama amblycephala isolate DHTTF-2021 linkage group LG19, ASM1881202v1, whole genome shotgun sequence genomic DNA:
- the si:ch211-245j22.3 gene encoding guanylyl cyclase inhibitory protein has translation MKMGQTATLPCRKGGTYVTELYEWFRKFLNECPSGLITLHEFRRHFCNGTVGKESAEYAEQIFRTLDNNGDGVVDFREYVTAISMLIEGTTVEKLRWSFKLYDKDKDGAITRSEMLEIMQAVYKMSVAASLTKPNPLTAEECTNRIFVRLDKDNNAIISQEEFIEGALNDEWIREMLECDPNTVKMERPLKGHAVL, from the exons ATGAAGATGGGACAGACTGCAACCTTACCCTGTAGAAAAGGTGGTACCTACGTCACCGAGCTTTATGAATGGTTCAG GAAATTCCTGAACGAGTGTCCCAGTGGACTGATCACTCTCCATGAGTTCCGACGTCACTTCTGCAATGGAACCGTGGGAAAAGAGTCAGCGGAGTATGCAGAGCAGATATTCCGCACGCTAGATAACAATGGG GATGGAGTTGTGGACTTCAGAGAATATGTGACAGCTATCAGCATGTTGATTGAGGGCACGACGGTGGAGAAACTGCGCTGGTCCTTCAAACTCTATGACAAAGACAAAGATGGAGCCATTACACGGTCAGAGATGCTTGAAATCATGCAG GCTGTGTACAAGATGAGCGTTGCAGCATCACTGACCAAACCTAATCCTCTGACTGCTGAAGAGTGCACCAATAGGATATTTGTACGACTGGACAAAGATAACAATG CCATAATTAGCCAAGAGGAATTCATTGAAGGCGCACTGAATGACGAATGGATCAGAGAGATGTTGGAGTGTGATCCAAACACAGTGAAGATGGAGAGGCCTCTCAAAGGCCATGCAGTACTGTAA